Proteins encoded by one window of Desulfovibrio inopinatus DSM 10711:
- a CDS encoding tetratricopeptide repeat protein — translation MTTRFINASVRLLLVMALLVTCIANDAHALTYNYFTSSDIDTLRLSFENTIPLPYIRRSGLNQLTITLPANTLNPISNRNPVSFDKAKFLQGVQVQNDSIIVTTKSPEFGYIASADTPRRLDIQFYRDTQGGQWKSEDSQTSEASPTPTTAPTPTSTLPQGINPSPPPAVMGTPPPATSLDTPPPLTTSPVVFPSEAPEGNTPNASSVSGTITPPPTSTPTMTLQDDLGSGVLTTPTPTPVSPPPTEEAEAEAYKEPFFAVPSSIRAPIRQTDRSSALVVRPQDASSNEQSDASTMVTPSPTPQGSSTSRSAVAPPPDIKLPDLSEARSTPSPTSSERGVINRAVSPAPTATPGPEQSEVKRSVTLPEASPQQTVTPPPAPPAATPDEPTVRQVVATPEAIPSPAATREETPATPEQAMETPTSTPLVPESISGQAAVKQSVAPRPQVEVTPEDSGAPIATTEAPKEDDKKSEAPPEEELPTEEQVTSEAPQETPEEAENKDYNDMVAAQAAMMSGNYNEAKRLLEGLKNRPDVKPEIREESLYNLADTYFEMYKDKLNLFYDQIRATYEEAINHNSKSDRIPAALLQLGLLSLRVNNTPEAQGYFNVLKQRYPDNENVPLINYYWGDYYYNSGEYNKAADEFQALIQNYPENTYVREAAMGLAKSFVKLGYYDQASRIVDYIGKRWPRYYIEYPPLLRVSGDIDYKLGNFDSAKENYLTYYNIDPKAEGIDIVLARLGDLYSLLGRKVAARDFYDLVIHDYPDSEGGLISKMRLAEEGVFDQPSIEDMFSAFSLPQDTSPEKIYKEIVEKHSKSPLAPLAQLKLAMWYLYRDRDQDSMEAVDYFLRKFPDSDLTGRAREVGAQAFDRMISRIMQDGNYRRVLLLWEDNPFLSKNPDALLPKSVLAVALSYLRLGNPREALKLAVPYIKHDQTPSGEMALSLLLSIYMESQSWNDILQLASKVQDWKMDTDLRRRTQYAMAVALENLGDERRSRVLWSKLAADPRLDPAWKAEAMYFQAKYALDANDPSKARVYGQEALSLFDETMGGKEKIKNTLNILIYSNQVLGNYSEALDRSNDYAKLTTKGDADWAANRFRQANIYRSMGNTDEWKKILEDMRDTMPDSLYGKMAATELKTRKLERQAVELTNPDM, via the coding sequence GTGACAACACGATTTATAAACGCCTCCGTGCGACTCCTCCTTGTCATGGCCTTGCTCGTGACTTGTATAGCGAACGATGCACATGCGTTGACCTACAATTACTTCACGTCATCAGATATAGATACTCTTCGATTGTCGTTTGAAAATACCATCCCGTTGCCGTATATTCGGCGGAGCGGACTCAACCAACTGACCATTACGCTCCCAGCCAATACACTCAATCCCATTTCCAATCGTAACCCCGTATCGTTCGACAAAGCCAAATTTCTCCAAGGGGTGCAGGTCCAAAACGATTCTATCATTGTCACGACAAAATCGCCGGAATTCGGTTATATAGCATCTGCTGATACTCCGCGGCGACTTGATATTCAATTCTATCGAGACACGCAGGGAGGGCAGTGGAAAAGCGAGGACTCCCAAACTTCGGAAGCATCGCCGACACCGACAACCGCTCCAACACCGACTTCAACGCTCCCTCAAGGAATCAATCCCAGTCCCCCTCCGGCAGTTATGGGGACGCCACCACCGGCAACATCGCTTGATACACCGCCACCTCTGACAACATCCCCTGTTGTGTTTCCATCAGAAGCCCCCGAAGGCAATACGCCTAACGCTTCGTCAGTAAGCGGCACAATAACTCCTCCGCCAACAAGTACGCCAACAATGACTCTTCAAGATGACCTTGGAAGCGGCGTGTTGACGACACCGACCCCAACTCCCGTTTCTCCTCCGCCGACGGAGGAAGCCGAGGCGGAAGCATATAAAGAACCTTTTTTTGCTGTCCCAAGTAGTATCCGCGCCCCTATCAGGCAAACTGATCGTTCAAGCGCGTTGGTCGTTCGCCCCCAAGATGCATCGTCGAATGAACAGAGTGATGCTTCGACAATGGTAACGCCCTCCCCGACTCCACAGGGATCGAGCACAAGCCGTTCGGCAGTTGCTCCACCACCGGATATCAAGCTTCCCGATCTTTCCGAAGCGCGTAGCACTCCTTCACCGACGTCTTCTGAGCGCGGTGTGATCAACCGGGCAGTCTCTCCTGCTCCCACAGCAACACCCGGTCCAGAACAATCGGAAGTGAAGCGGTCCGTCACGTTGCCTGAAGCATCTCCCCAGCAAACCGTAACGCCGCCACCGGCACCTCCCGCTGCAACGCCTGACGAGCCAACAGTACGTCAAGTTGTAGCGACACCAGAGGCAATTCCGTCGCCAGCAGCCACACGGGAGGAAACACCGGCAACTCCTGAACAGGCAATGGAGACACCGACATCGACACCACTTGTTCCTGAGTCGATTTCAGGCCAAGCGGCCGTCAAACAATCGGTTGCGCCTCGTCCCCAGGTTGAAGTTACTCCTGAAGACTCTGGTGCTCCCATTGCAACGACAGAAGCACCCAAAGAAGACGATAAAAAGTCGGAAGCACCTCCTGAAGAAGAATTACCTACTGAAGAACAGGTAACGAGCGAAGCTCCACAAGAGACTCCCGAAGAAGCTGAAAATAAAGACTACAATGACATGGTGGCTGCGCAAGCCGCGATGATGTCGGGCAACTATAACGAGGCAAAACGACTCCTGGAAGGCTTGAAAAACAGACCCGATGTCAAACCAGAGATTCGAGAAGAAAGCCTCTACAATTTAGCTGACACGTATTTTGAAATGTATAAGGACAAGCTGAACCTGTTCTATGATCAGATTCGAGCAACCTACGAAGAAGCGATTAACCACAACTCGAAGTCCGACCGAATTCCTGCAGCCTTGCTTCAACTTGGTTTACTCAGCCTTCGTGTGAACAACACACCGGAAGCGCAAGGCTATTTCAATGTCCTCAAACAACGCTATCCGGACAATGAAAATGTCCCGCTCATTAATTACTACTGGGGCGACTATTATTACAACTCCGGAGAATATAACAAAGCAGCCGACGAATTCCAGGCACTCATTCAGAATTATCCGGAAAATACCTACGTCCGGGAAGCGGCCATGGGATTGGCAAAATCGTTTGTCAAACTTGGATACTATGATCAAGCCAGTCGTATTGTCGACTACATCGGTAAACGATGGCCGCGCTATTATATCGAATATCCTCCGCTGCTCCGCGTTAGCGGCGATATAGATTACAAACTCGGAAATTTTGACTCAGCAAAAGAAAACTATCTCACCTATTACAATATCGATCCCAAAGCAGAAGGTATTGATATTGTGCTCGCCCGTCTTGGTGATCTCTATTCTTTGCTTGGCCGTAAAGTCGCTGCACGTGATTTTTACGATCTTGTCATTCACGATTACCCCGATTCCGAAGGTGGGCTTATTTCCAAAATGCGTTTGGCTGAAGAGGGAGTTTTTGATCAACCGTCTATTGAAGACATGTTCAGTGCCTTCTCTCTTCCTCAGGATACGAGCCCGGAAAAAATCTATAAAGAAATCGTTGAAAAGCATTCAAAAAGCCCACTTGCTCCACTTGCTCAACTCAAGCTCGCCATGTGGTATCTCTACCGTGATCGCGATCAGGACAGCATGGAAGCCGTTGACTATTTCCTGCGTAAGTTCCCGGATAGTGATTTAACAGGGCGTGCCCGCGAAGTCGGCGCTCAAGCCTTCGACAGAATGATCAGCCGGATTATGCAAGACGGCAACTACCGACGTGTCTTGCTTCTCTGGGAAGACAATCCCTTCTTGAGTAAAAATCCGGATGCTCTTCTCCCGAAATCGGTTCTTGCTGTGGCATTGAGCTATCTGCGCCTTGGCAATCCCCGTGAAGCCTTGAAACTGGCTGTGCCCTATATCAAACATGACCAGACCCCAAGTGGTGAGATGGCGTTATCGCTCTTGCTCTCGATTTACATGGAAAGCCAATCCTGGAACGATATTCTGCAATTGGCTTCCAAAGTGCAAGATTGGAAGATGGACACGGACCTGCGCCGTCGGACACAGTATGCCATGGCCGTTGCATTGGAGAATCTGGGCGATGAACGCAGAAGCCGTGTTTTGTGGTCGAAGTTAGCTGCCGATCCTCGGCTTGACCCGGCCTGGAAAGCGGAAGCCATGTATTTCCAAGCGAAATATGCCTTGGATGCGAACGATCCGTCCAAAGCCCGCGTCTATGGGCAGGAAGCCCTTTCCTTGTTCGATGAAACGATGGGCGGAAAAGAGAAGATCAAAAATACCCTCAATATTCTTATCTACTCCAATCAGGTTCTCGGCAATTATTCTGAAGCTTTGGATAGAAGCAATGATTACGCTAAGTTGACGACAAAAGGTGATGCGGATTGGGCCGCCAATCGCTTCCGTCAGGCAAATATCTATCGGAGTATGGGCAATACGGATGAATGGAAGAAGATTCTTGAAGATATGCGCGATACCATGCCCGACAGCCTGTATGGAAAAATGGCTGCCACAGAATTAAAAACCCGAAAACTTGAACGTCAAGCCGTAGAATTGAC